From Thermogladius calderae 1633, a single genomic window includes:
- a CDS encoding geranylgeranylglycerol-phosphate geranylgeranyltransferase produces the protein MRCLGLRDYVAMTRPVNSLMSGLGALMALLVYRGYTPPGILVAVVATATGYLSTAASMLVNDYVDAAVDAVNKPWKPIPSGRVSRETTRSLGLALAVSSIVLNALLALAEPGLGWLPALVVAVYTLVGLAYSYLRAHWWSHLLVSLSTTGPVVYGYVLAGPPQGKLAFTAAFTVLVFLVTTGREVVKALQDVEGDKKAGYKTIPIVFGAEASRRLVLVIGASAPFLALVAYAFNGSTAFLVLILLAAAAYLHQAVKAYSRPTDKKVLEDARVKMLASMVLGLVAFWASGL, from the coding sequence GTGCGGTGCTTGGGGCTACGCGACTACGTAGCGATGACAAGGCCTGTTAACAGCCTCATGAGCGGCTTGGGTGCCCTCATGGCTCTCCTGGTCTACAGGGGGTATACTCCACCAGGCATCCTGGTGGCTGTCGTCGCTACAGCGACGGGCTACCTCTCTACAGCGGCCTCAATGCTCGTGAACGACTACGTTGACGCGGCGGTTGACGCGGTGAACAAGCCGTGGAAACCTATACCGTCAGGCCGGGTCAGCCGGGAGACTACTAGGAGCCTCGGGCTAGCCCTGGCAGTGTCCTCTATAGTCCTGAACGCGCTGCTCGCACTCGCCGAGCCGGGCTTGGGCTGGCTGCCCGCACTGGTGGTAGCAGTCTACACTCTCGTGGGGCTGGCCTACAGCTACCTCAGGGCTCACTGGTGGAGCCACTTACTCGTCTCGCTCTCAACCACGGGGCCCGTCGTCTACGGGTACGTGCTCGCGGGACCGCCACAGGGGAAGCTGGCCTTCACAGCCGCCTTCACAGTACTCGTCTTCCTCGTCACTACGGGTAGAGAGGTCGTCAAGGCGCTCCAGGACGTGGAGGGTGACAAGAAAGCCGGCTACAAGACGATACCAATAGTCTTCGGCGCGGAGGCGTCGAGGAGGCTGGTCCTAGTGATCGGGGCCTCCGCACCCTTTTTGGCCCTCGTAGCGTACGCGTTCAACGGTAGCACCGCCTTCCTAGTCCTCATACTGTTGGCGGCGGCCGCCTACCTACACCAGGCGGTGAAGGCCTACTCTAGGCCCACGGACAAAAAGGTGCTGGAGGACGCGAGAGTGAAAATGCTGGCTTCGATGGTGTTGGGGCTTGTCGCCTTCTGGGCCTCAGGGCTTTAG
- a CDS encoding bifunctional phosphoglucose/phosphomannose isomerase, whose translation MRGDYLNWPRLVEDALSKWGSVSVEGPFENIVVSGMGGSGIVGDVVKLLALERLSVPVEVVKSHIVPSYVSARTLFVSVSYSGNTHETLLATARALEKGAKVVAITSGGLLEKLATEKGLPVFKTPVGLLPRVSFPHMLTGVLGVLDSSGLTVASRAEVEDAKRQLEREAGEIASEASSLAEFAYSRELLVVATHSPLEPLAVRAKSEFNENSKIVVKVDVAPEWMHNDIVGYEKPLFDEYRVVAFYDPDDQAGRGLVEFMVGEHERRGRRVRVLALRGVNKVGKVLYAAMLFGLASVELALKRGLDPAATESIARYKSAAGRIFGVGTLKP comes from the coding sequence ATGCGGGGGGACTACCTCAACTGGCCTAGACTAGTGGAGGACGCGCTCTCCAAGTGGGGTAGCGTCTCTGTCGAGGGGCCGTTCGAGAACATCGTGGTGTCGGGGATGGGCGGTAGCGGTATTGTAGGGGACGTCGTCAAGCTACTAGCGCTGGAAAGGCTCAGCGTCCCCGTGGAGGTTGTGAAGTCCCACATAGTCCCATCTTACGTGTCTGCTAGGACGCTCTTCGTCAGCGTGAGCTACAGTGGCAACACACACGAGACCCTACTGGCCACGGCCAGGGCCCTCGAGAAGGGGGCCAAGGTGGTGGCGATAACAAGCGGGGGGTTACTCGAGAAGCTGGCCACGGAGAAGGGGCTCCCCGTGTTCAAGACCCCTGTAGGCCTGTTACCCAGGGTGAGCTTCCCCCACATGCTGACCGGCGTGCTAGGCGTACTGGACTCCAGCGGCCTCACCGTCGCGTCGAGAGCCGAGGTCGAGGACGCTAAGAGGCAGCTGGAGAGAGAGGCGGGGGAGATAGCCAGCGAGGCCTCATCGCTAGCGGAGTTCGCCTACAGCAGAGAGCTCCTCGTTGTCGCGACTCACAGCCCCCTGGAGCCCCTGGCTGTGAGGGCTAAGTCGGAGTTCAACGAGAACTCGAAGATAGTGGTCAAGGTAGACGTGGCACCCGAGTGGATGCACAACGACATAGTCGGCTACGAGAAGCCCCTGTTCGACGAATACCGGGTTGTCGCGTTCTACGACCCCGACGACCAGGCGGGGAGGGGCCTCGTCGAGTTCATGGTGGGGGAGCACGAGCGGAGGGGGAGGAGAGTCAGGGTACTCGCGTTGAGGGGGGTGAACAAGGTGGGGAAGGTCCTCTACGCCGCCATGTTGTTCGGGCTGGCGAGCGTGGAGCTGGCGCTGAAGCGGGGGCTGGACCCCGCTGCGACGGAGAGTATTGCGAGGTACAAGAGCGCGGCTGGGAGGATCTTCGGGGTCGGCACGCTAAAGCCCTGA
- a CDS encoding N-glycosylase/DNA lyase, which produces MASVYLYSTRHLLHGLPPQGIGTLIVDRDRVRFIAGLLRGLGGFLECFERADPQFSAVRQVVERLGCGKSAVLVVANSLVSYQLSTTGEVYWTEFAKWVVSSSGGLYEVHRGFLESTRFNRARLLDKLDRLSRFYASRLAAELEADPLRYCGNLQGLVEELARTMGGSPEDKTIAFAGKMLRYVCLACGSETRGDVAVPVDRRNALLLLAGCLVRGCGGSLDECVGLLMTRHKRTALAALRELCTTAGVDCVKLDALTWALAGALTGRRRMDEILEAARGCLGGERIEILSELYSEFSKCLEPRTKGV; this is translated from the coding sequence TTGGCGAGCGTTTATTTGTACTCAACACGACATTTACTTCACGGCCTACCGCCTCAGGGGATCGGGACGCTGATAGTAGACCGTGATAGGGTAAGGTTCATAGCAGGGCTCTTGAGGGGTCTCGGGGGATTCCTCGAGTGCTTCGAGAGGGCCGACCCTCAGTTCAGCGCGGTGAGGCAGGTCGTTGAGAGGCTTGGCTGCGGGAAGTCCGCTGTCCTAGTCGTAGCCAACTCCCTGGTGAGCTACCAGCTCAGTACTACCGGCGAGGTGTACTGGACGGAGTTCGCCAAGTGGGTGGTGTCGTCGTCGGGAGGGCTGTACGAGGTACACAGGGGCTTCCTCGAGTCCACGCGCTTCAACAGGGCCAGGCTGTTAGACAAGCTCGACAGGCTCAGCAGGTTCTACGCTTCGAGGTTGGCGGCGGAGCTCGAGGCCGACCCGCTGAGGTACTGTGGCAACCTCCAGGGACTCGTGGAGGAGCTGGCGAGGACGATGGGTGGAAGCCCCGAGGACAAGACGATCGCCTTCGCGGGTAAGATGCTGAGGTACGTCTGCTTGGCGTGCGGCTCGGAGACGAGGGGGGACGTAGCCGTACCCGTAGACCGGAGAAACGCCCTGCTACTGCTAGCAGGCTGTCTCGTGAGGGGGTGTGGCGGGAGCCTAGACGAGTGCGTGGGCTTGTTGATGACAAGGCACAAGAGGACCGCCCTGGCAGCCCTCAGAGAGCTCTGCACCACGGCCGGAGTGGACTGCGTGAAGCTGGACGCCCTCACCTGGGCACTAGCAGGGGCGCTCACGGGTAGGAGGCGGATGGACGAGATCCTGGAGGCGGCGAGGGGCTGTCTTGGCGGTGAGCGTATCGAGATTCTCTCGGAGCTCTACAGCGAGTTCTCGAAATGCCTAGAGCCCCGGACCAAAGGGGTTTAA
- a CDS encoding HD domain-containing protein, with product MEGVVAEARRVARESLGSDFDHGYPHVERVRKWAWEIVREEGLKVDPLVLDLSVYLHDVGRVIGEPHAYYSAVFAAGFLRRWGLDDAVVEKVVNAIEYHSFSYSRSKKVWPMSTEALVLSDADKLDALGVVGFLRVFAYNWKTGGSMDDIIRHFHEKIFRLKDLMHFSYSKRKAEELTSRVERVVKELVEELSSSGKES from the coding sequence ATGGAAGGAGTCGTGGCCGAGGCTAGGCGCGTAGCACGGGAGTCGCTGGGGTCGGACTTCGACCACGGGTACCCCCACGTGGAGAGAGTGAGGAAGTGGGCTTGGGAGATCGTTAGGGAGGAGGGGCTGAAAGTCGACCCCCTCGTGCTAGACCTCTCGGTATACCTGCACGACGTCGGGAGAGTCATAGGGGAGCCCCACGCCTACTACTCGGCGGTCTTCGCAGCGGGGTTCCTCAGGAGGTGGGGCTTGGACGACGCGGTCGTCGAGAAGGTTGTCAACGCCATAGAGTACCACAGCTTCAGTTACTCGCGCTCGAAGAAGGTCTGGCCTATGAGCACCGAGGCCCTCGTCCTGAGCGACGCCGACAAGCTCGATGCGCTGGGCGTGGTAGGGTTCCTACGGGTTTTTGCGTACAACTGGAAAACGGGCGGTAGTATGGACGACATTATAAGGCACTTCCACGAGAAGATATTCAGGCTGAAAGACCTAATGCACTTCTCCTACTCCAAGAGGAAAGCGGAGGAGCTGACGAGCAGAGTCGAGAGAGTGGTCAAAGAACTTGTAGAGGAGCTCTCTTCCTCGGGTAAAGAGTCATAG
- a CDS encoding radical SAM protein, giving the protein MKNMFEVFILRPDALAVWEDEVVRERLSWYHSVMVDEKPAKFIIARKVEVPEDPYRLDDMRELWKVHERAARDFDSLLREVKSADATPASYLRRPDPRHSYLDVKIAIARRLMDPCRLCERRCGARRLSGQPGVCLMADKCIVHSAFLHIGEEAPLVPSGTIFYGGCNFKCVFCQNYDISQVNARGGEVVSSLELAKVQRALRLRGARNINHVGGEPTPHVAFILESLKFLDVNVPQLWNSNMYMTEEVARLLLDVVDIWLPDLKYGNDECAWRLSKVRDYWAVATRNIKMAHDSGDMIIRHLVLPGHLECCTRRVLQWISENTPRALVNVMDQYRPEHLVLKYPEKYKEIARRLRRDEILEAYKMAEEFKLEYKQVS; this is encoded by the coding sequence ATGAAGAACATGTTCGAGGTCTTCATACTTAGACCCGACGCCCTCGCAGTGTGGGAGGACGAGGTAGTAAGAGAGAGGCTGTCCTGGTACCACAGCGTGATGGTCGACGAGAAGCCGGCGAAGTTCATAATCGCTCGCAAGGTCGAGGTCCCCGAGGACCCGTACAGGTTGGATGACATGAGAGAACTGTGGAAGGTCCACGAGAGGGCTGCCAGGGACTTCGACAGCCTGCTGAGAGAGGTCAAGAGCGCCGACGCGACCCCTGCCTCGTACCTGAGGAGACCCGACCCCAGGCACAGCTACCTCGACGTGAAGATAGCTATCGCCCGCAGGCTCATGGACCCCTGTAGGCTGTGCGAGAGGAGGTGCGGCGCCCGCCGGCTCAGCGGCCAGCCCGGCGTCTGCTTAATGGCCGACAAGTGCATTGTTCACTCGGCCTTCCTCCACATCGGGGAAGAGGCGCCGCTCGTACCTAGCGGGACTATCTTCTACGGCGGCTGCAACTTCAAGTGCGTGTTCTGCCAGAACTACGACATCAGCCAGGTCAACGCGAGAGGCGGCGAGGTTGTCTCGAGCCTGGAGCTCGCCAAGGTCCAGAGGGCTCTAAGGTTGAGAGGTGCGCGCAACATAAACCACGTGGGAGGCGAGCCGACGCCTCACGTGGCCTTCATACTCGAGAGCCTCAAGTTCCTCGACGTGAACGTGCCGCAGTTGTGGAACAGCAACATGTACATGACCGAGGAGGTCGCGAGGCTGCTCCTCGACGTGGTAGACATATGGCTCCCAGACCTGAAGTACGGGAACGACGAGTGCGCCTGGCGGCTAAGCAAGGTTAGGGACTACTGGGCGGTAGCGACGAGAAACATTAAGATGGCGCACGACTCAGGGGACATGATCATAAGACACCTGGTCTTACCCGGGCACCTGGAGTGCTGCACTAGGAGAGTCCTACAGTGGATATCCGAGAACACGCCGAGGGCGCTAGTGAACGTCATGGACCAGTACAGGCCAGAGCACCTAGTCCTGAAGTACCCGGAGAAGTACAAGGAGATAGCGCGGAGGCTCAGGCGCGACGAGATCCTCGAGGCTTATAAAATGGCCGAGGAATTTAAGTTAGAGTACAAACAGGTGTCTTAG